In a single window of the Candidatus Binatia bacterium genome:
- a CDS encoding adenylate/guanylate cyclase domain-containing protein — translation MSRLTKSAFLGFLIGTAGVALSFFHAAHDLEEDAGLSLLFGLRGIRKAPSDVVVVSIDSESSEQLDVSRNPDRWARSLHARLVEKLARAGAQVVTFDLYFIDPGSPDEDNSLAEAIKKARNVVLAEPLKEETVSVSDTGRSPMGEHSIVRPVKPIPALSRSAVATAPFVLPRMPVKVSQYWTFHTGSGDSPTFPAVAFQIYALPAYGEFFRLLEKVSPNQAAKISRDPDTAIKEKGAVRFIRDIRGIFESDPSLEKKMAAELERSNLVKSDGKKYRLLKSLIHMYGGVNRRYLNYYGPPRTFSTLPYYQALRLGEGSSGDSQIDLKGKAVFVGLSEILLTQRQDSFYTVFSRANGVFISGVEIAATAFANLLEDTPVQPVGSRAYILIILAWGILVGLVCRMAAPVVAGPVIVGLSLLYLLLAEHQFKAAGTWYPILIPLCLQAPFGFFGAVLWNYVETNKERQNIRKALTYYIPNELVDELAKNIVGIKRSGQTIYGACLYADAAGYTDLSETMAPRELSDLMQKYFEATLEPVKQTGGLVVDLKGDSILAIWKGARPEAKLREQACRAALGLAKAVHEFNRDLKTLKLPTRVGVHAGQIFLGNIGAGDHYEYAVTGDTINTASRMDGLNKYLGTEILVSEEAIHRLDGFLTREAGRFRLKGKAQPIQVHELLCRVEECQENQKKACAIFSEGLRAFREQSWDKAKEKFQQSVEYSGEDALSSFYLRLCEHYKKNPPGEPWEGIIQLQEK, via the coding sequence ATGTCGCGCCTAACTAAATCCGCATTCCTGGGCTTTCTCATAGGGACTGCGGGAGTGGCGTTAAGTTTTTTCCACGCCGCGCATGACCTCGAGGAAGACGCGGGTCTGAGCTTGCTGTTCGGCCTGAGGGGAATCAGAAAAGCGCCATCGGACGTCGTTGTCGTCAGCATCGACAGCGAGTCCTCCGAGCAACTTGACGTGTCGCGCAATCCCGATAGATGGGCTCGTTCGCTCCATGCGCGTTTAGTTGAAAAGCTGGCGAGAGCAGGCGCTCAGGTCGTTACCTTCGACCTGTACTTTATAGACCCCGGTTCCCCGGACGAGGACAATTCCTTAGCTGAGGCGATTAAAAAAGCTCGTAACGTCGTGCTTGCCGAACCCCTTAAAGAGGAAACGGTGTCCGTATCGGACACGGGCAGGTCTCCTATGGGAGAGCACAGCATCGTGAGACCGGTGAAGCCCATTCCTGCTCTTTCACGGTCGGCTGTCGCCACGGCGCCTTTCGTTCTTCCCAGAATGCCCGTCAAAGTCAGCCAATATTGGACCTTCCATACCGGTTCGGGAGATTCGCCGACCTTCCCCGCGGTCGCATTCCAAATCTATGCTCTGCCGGCATACGGTGAGTTTTTCCGTTTATTGGAAAAAGTAAGTCCCAATCAAGCGGCCAAAATTTCACGCGACCCCGATACGGCGATAAAAGAAAAGGGCGCGGTAAGATTCATCAGAGACATCCGGGGAATTTTTGAAAGCGATCCCTCGCTGGAAAAAAAAATGGCCGCAGAGTTGGAGCGCTCAAATCTTGTCAAGAGCGATGGCAAGAAGTATCGGTTGCTAAAATCTCTTATCCATATGTACGGCGGCGTCAATCGCCGATACCTGAATTACTACGGGCCGCCCCGCACTTTCAGCACCCTGCCGTATTATCAGGCCTTGCGGCTCGGCGAAGGCTCAAGCGGCGATTCCCAGATAGACCTCAAGGGCAAAGCCGTTTTTGTCGGTCTTTCGGAAATATTGCTGACGCAAAGACAGGACAGCTTCTACACGGTTTTTTCACGGGCCAACGGCGTATTTATCAGCGGCGTGGAAATCGCTGCAACCGCATTCGCCAACCTTCTGGAAGACACGCCCGTGCAGCCGGTCGGCTCGCGCGCTTACATCCTCATCATTCTGGCGTGGGGCATCCTCGTCGGCCTCGTTTGTCGTATGGCCGCTCCCGTAGTCGCCGGGCCGGTGATCGTAGGCTTGAGCCTTCTTTATCTCTTGCTCGCCGAGCATCAATTTAAAGCCGCCGGCACCTGGTACCCCATTCTTATTCCGCTGTGTTTGCAGGCGCCCTTCGGATTTTTCGGCGCGGTGTTGTGGAACTACGTTGAGACCAACAAGGAGCGCCAGAATATCAGAAAGGCTCTTACTTACTATATTCCGAACGAGCTGGTGGACGAGTTGGCAAAAAACATCGTCGGGATCAAAAGAAGCGGGCAAACGATATACGGGGCCTGTCTCTATGCGGACGCCGCTGGATACACCGACCTGTCGGAAACGATGGCCCCGCGGGAATTAAGCGACCTGATGCAGAAATATTTTGAGGCCACGTTGGAGCCGGTAAAGCAAACCGGCGGGCTCGTCGTCGATCTGAAGGGAGATTCGATCCTGGCGATCTGGAAGGGCGCGCGGCCCGAGGCCAAGCTCAGGGAACAAGCGTGCCGGGCCGCTCTGGGCCTCGCCAAGGCGGTGCATGAGTTCAATCGGGATTTGAAGACCCTGAAACTTCCCACTCGCGTCGGCGTCCATGCCGGACAAATTTTCCTCGGCAATATAGGGGCCGGGGATCATTACGAGTATGCCGTCACGGGCGACACCATTAATACGGCGTCGCGAATGGACGGTCTCAATAAATACCTGGGCACCGAGATATTGGTGTCCGAAGAGGCCATCCATCGACTCGACGGTTTCCTGACGCGGGAAGCGGGAAGATTTCGGCTCAAAGGAAAGGCACAGCCGATCCAGGTGCACGAATTGTTGTGCCGCGTGGAAGAGTGCCAGGAAAACCAGAAAAAGGCTTGCGCGATCTTTTCCGAGGGGCTGCGGGCTTTCCGAGAACAGTCTTGGGACAAGGCAAAAGAAAAATTCCAGCAGTCGGTTGAGTACTCAGGAGAAGACGCCCTGTCGAGCTTTTACCTGAGGCTTTGCGAGCACTATAAAAAGAATCCGCCTGGGGAACCCTGGGAAGGCATCATTCAATTGCAGGAAAAATAG